The genomic window tCTGCCACTCTACTATTTCAGCCTTCTAGCTAAATGACACAAATTAGGGTAATGGCTAtgtatattattaaatatgaattaggtaagctttttgaaaaatttaactGATGAAGACACTAAATTGTTCACATCTTCTCAGTCTTCATAGGATTCCATAAAAACCTTCAAAGTGTTGCTCATGCATCATGGGCTTCTCCTCACAACTTGGAGCTTCTTCCAGATAGGGACTCTGTGattatctttctttatatgtctagtatttagcataatgtctggcacatagaataTACCTTTGATAAATTCTTGCTTACTGACaacttaatatattaaaataaatcattttggggGGATGGTTCAtctctaaaaaaattttaacattttgccTGTTACAGAACCCAGCCCCATCATCGGAGTTTCCCCAAAGAGACCACCTTGAGGATGGCTCGACGGATTTGCTGGGTCTTGACACTGTAGATCACAGGGTTCATCAAGGGTGGGAAGAGCACTGAGACTGTGCCCATAAGCACATGCACAACGGGAGAAGCATGGCGCCCAAAGCGGTGAACTATGGACAAGCCAAGCACAGGAACATAGAAGCACAACACAGCCAGGATGTGGGACACACATGTGTTAAGGGCTTTGAGTCTCTCCTTGGCAGAGGCAATGGAGAGCACAGTGCAGAGGATAATGGTGTAGGAGACCAGGATAAAGAGAACATCAGAGCCCATGGCCAACATGATAATGCACAGACCATAGATGCTATTGAAGCGTGTGTCAGAGCAGGACAGCCGGATCATGTCCTGATGTAAGCAGTAAGCATGAGAGAGGGCCCCAGGACGGCAGTACTGGAAAGTGAACAAGCGGAGAGAGGGGGCTGCTGTGATAGCAGCACTCCTCAAACCCAGCACTGCCCCAGCCAGTGCCACACGGGGGCCAGAGAGGATGGTGGAATAGCGCAGGGGGAAGCGAATGGCCACCAGACGGTCCAGGGACATGGCAAACAGTACAGCAGATTCCATAAAggagaaggaatggaggaaatGCTGCTGGAGAATACAAGACACCAGCCCAATGGCCCGTGCATCAAACCACAGCACACCCAACACTGTGGGCAGAGTCGACATGCATAGACCCAAGTCTGTCACTGCCAGAATCGCCAGGAAGTAGTACATGGGCTGGTGCAGGGAGTTCTCAGTGCGCACCAGGTGGAGGATGGTGATGTTGCCCAGCACAGCCACTAGGTAGCCTGCAAAGATGGGCAGAGAGATCCAGCAGTGAGCCCACTCCAGACCTGGGAAACCAGTCAGCAAAAAGGTGGTAAAGCTGAAATTGGTCCTGGGCAGGTTAGGCATCTTTGGAAATTCTTCTGAGACAAATTGGTATTGAGTAGttagtaaaacaaaaattttaaaaaaggccaGTCTCCCCCATTAACCCCACACCATCACTTACCTTCTGGTTACCCTAGCACAAGCTAAGTCTCCATAACCTACTTTTGACACAGATTTTACTCAAAATTTCTATTCCTCGTACCACCACTCTGCCATGCATTTTTGTATATACCTTTGTCAACCTCTAAgatttggattacttgccctgTGAATTTTCTCTGATATCCATAATGCTGCTGTAGAAATGTAGAGTTGTGAAGATTTGGCTTTTACTAAATCCATTTCATTTACCATCTAGTGGGCATTCCCTGCTTCTCAGAAATCATAGTATCTTTGACTCTGACTGATAAAAACTCTTCCCCAAATAGCTCAAGTCCTTTCTCTAACCCTAGATACACCCTGCTTTTTGCCAATGAGCACACATGCAAAAGTCATCTactatgaattctttcatttatttactaCTAACTAATGTTTCCTCTCAGGTAAATGACCTTTAAAGCTTTTGATCTCAGTCATATTATTTGTAGAATGCAGCAACTagctagatgatttctaagattatTTCTAGCTGTAAAATTCAAGAATTCTCCCTATTTATTCTTCAAGATGTGAGCAGATggctgaactattttttttttttttagtagaggagatgtatatgtatatctgtgttgCAGAAATTTGGATGtatcaaaagaaaatacattgatacatttttttaaaaactgtttatttATAATCAGAAGGCATTTCAACCTAAACACTACTTTATACTTCTGTCAAATCCTGGAGAAAAAGCAATGCAAATCTCCTATCATCAGAATGGTAATTAAGTTATATGTACAGTAAAAATTAATCTCATCCATTATTCTTATTTATGCCACAAAATAAGTAATATCACATCTATGTTCTTATGtatcccctttcctccctttagTAGCTAAAAACCTCATTATATTTTTCCCAGAAAATACTGAGGCCATTCAAAGAGTGTTCTTTCTTCtgctctcctttttattttatatcccttAGATATTTTCCCTCCATTACCCATTCTCACATGGAGATGTGGCCACTCTCTTTACAGAGGCCAGCATTTCTTTATTAATCTGTGTTCCTCTCCCCTACATATTCTCCAGCAaatttctcttcaatttattCCTGTCTActcccattcttccttcctcactCACAATCATTCTCatctcagttgataaatgattttcctaatgtgCATGTCTGATGAAGTCAGCCCCAAAGCAGCAAATCCCATCTCTtccttattgcctctaggatgAAAGCTAAAGTCTTCGGTTTGGCCTGTAAAGTACTTTCATAACCTGGTCTCTGCCCTTCAGGTCTTCTACATTTGTAACTCACCAATATTCTATGATACAGATATACTAATCTAATCGTTATTCCTCTGACACAATACTTTATGTCTGTTTCTTCACTGTCTGTTCCCCATGCCTGTAATGCTTCTCTTCCTCACATCTACTTTGTAGTTTCCtaggtttccttcaagattcaggcCAAATATTATTTACTTGAGGAGGattttttctgttcttccagTTGCCAGTATATTCCCCTTTGAGATTACTTTCACCTATTCTGTAAAAATTGtgtatgtacaaaattatttatatatttacattataatataatcttcttaaaggaagagaccatgtttttgcctttctttgtatccccaggaaaCAATGCATGTCAAAAAATAAGTACTTCAAAAATGCTTcttgaactctgggagatgactatgaacatagaattcccaatccctctatttttgtctgtctgcatttctgatttccttcacaggctaattgtacactatttcaagtctgattctatttatacagcaaaataactgtttggacatgtatacacatagtgtatttaatttacactttaatatatttaatatgtattggtcaacctgccatcagggggaaggggtggggggaaagaggggaaaagttggaacaaaaagtttttcaattgtcaatgctgaaaaaattacccatgcatatatcttataaataaaaagctataataaaaaagtaaatttaaaaaatgcttcttgaGTAATTGATTGCCTATGCTCATTGTCTCCTCCAGTTGTAATAAGAAACCCTTCCTCTCCACATGGAAAAATTCATTTAACACACTATATCCAATTAACCTACCTCAAGATCCCTGATATAGTTTTCTTCAGTTGtgctttctctaatcaatatcattattctctccttccttgatCTTTATCCTCAGTCTTCAAACATGTATAGTGCTTCTCTGAGTGGAAAAACACTGTACTTAAGCCAAATATTCCCTGTACACActatctcatttcttctttttttgcagtGAGTAATGAGTTTCCTTTCTGATAcctattaaaaaatgttttctctaagATCATCaatatggaaaagagaaaaagaaaaagtgacctGTCATATCAAAGGCTTTTCTCCATTCTAATTTTCCTTGAATTCTCAAAATTCATTGACACTTTTAATTCTCCATTTGTTATTTCTCATTCTGGTCCAACAAGGTACAATGTTGTCCTTGAAGTTAGAAGACATGGGAATCAGGAGTCCTACATTCAAATCTGTGCCTGGAGACTTATTAGACTATGAGaaagtctcttaatttctctgagccttaattttTTTACCTGCAAAATAGAGCTTATTCATGCTAATATTGCCCATTTCATGAACTTCCTTTAATAAAGTAGACTATAACCTATAAAGCACTAATTCATGTTAATGTCCTATCATGATCTTTCATCAAACTTAACCTGAACTAGACACTCTCTAGGTTTATAAAGGTGATATCAGTATAGCTGAATCTCCATTTGGTCTGTATATGGTGGTAGATTCTATATTTGTTATCAAAGGACAAGTTTCTCTCAGTTCAGAAAGAATTCATGAGTAGGCTGGCTGCTAGGAGATAGATAAGATATCAAGACTCAGCATCTTTCTACCAACTTGTGAAAGGAAGACAATTCTATAAAAGGAGGAAGTTCTTAGACTACAAAGTTTCTCAAGTAATGAAGCATttactgtttttattattgttgttattatatttaaGAAGTCCTCAATATTAGTTTTtgatattcttcttttctttttctccagagagatagaggaaagggaaatgaagatGGAGACccatgggaagaagaaaaattaaataaagaaagggAATACATAAATGATaacaattcaaatttaaataacaCTCCAAAGCTTACAGAGGACTTGTTCAACAATTCTGAGTCAAAAAGCACacgtattattattattcccattttacaaattattatcTATAAAGACTACCTCCTAAGGAAATCCATTCAACTGATGGACAGTCTGACCATTCTATATAacttataaataaacaaaatttgtcACCAAAATGCCCAGTGTTGTCCTCTGATCATTAAACTTCTTCCATACAACAAATTTTCCAATAGCTGAAAAAAGTTATCTCATCTTCCCTCAGGaatagtatttataaagaaaaaaaaagaataatggaaaaacagagagaagaatgataaagaattctttaaagaatgataaaattATCACTAAGTACttaagctttgatttttttttcattgattactGATTCAATTTTGCTCAAACTTATGTTTGTAAATGATTCTTTGAGGTTTTAAAATGGATGCTGTGTTTCAGCTTGTTTAAATAAAGGTACTTTTCAGTCTTAGAAAAGGCAGGGACAGAATGTTGTAATAATTAGTGTAGAGGATTATAGAAACCTCAATAAAAGTTTCCCTTTTAGAGGAATGGGAGCCTTTCTGGTGATTCTGATGCCATGTTGCTTAACCAACATGCATATTCTTCATTATGTATATTTGTGCCTTTCAAAAAACTGACAATATTCCATCTTTGGCCTTATTATGACAGAAAACAGTGGACCAACCATAGACCAGAAAAAAATAAGGCCAGcaagccaataagcatttattaaatttgttgTCAGTCTGGCTCATTGTGTGCCCACCATTATACTGAGTCCTGGGGATAAAGttacaagtaaaaagaaaaatgctacctGCCCTCAACTAGTTTACATCCTAAGGGGAAAATACAAAACACAAATCACTTGGGTTGAGATGAACAAAGCACAAAGTCAGGACCAAAACTGAAATAGGAATGGAGAATGGCAGGTCTGGGTCCACCCCCTAAATGGAGGTCCAAGAGAACCTCACTAATGGGCCAAAGAAGCCAACATGATCAAGAGAGGTTTCAGATGAGGCAGCAGTTGAGTCACAGTAACaaaatctaaaaaattaaaagcagggCTGGGAAAATAAGCCTCTGAAGCAGCAAAGGGTCCATAAGAATGGTAATATTTAATTCTCCAGACTCCTCCTATCTTAAACTCTAGAAATGATCATTTAAATTGACCTCTTTTACTCTGAACTCTTTGAAATACATAACCCTACAAAATAAGGAACAAATCAGATTATGCAGGATATCTACCTCCCCAAAGTTCAGGAACACTTAAGATGAAATGGTCTCTTTGTTCCAAAGTTCTTATCATTCACATTTCACTAAACAGTTCTTTTGTTTAAGTTGAAAGCAGGATCATAATAgctttttcctttacattatctACCTTGTGAAGAGTGAAATTAACCAaaaggcaaagacaaaaatgctTCTTTCAGACCAGAAAGACCATCATAATCTTATAGGATTATAGAAGttaactgggcttatatcccaaaaagatattaaaaggaaaggcacctgcatgtgcaaaactgtttgtgacagccctttttgtagcggctagaaactggaagttgaatggattcccatcaattggagaatggctgaataaattatggtataggaatgttatggaatattattgttctgtaagaaatgaccaagcagagaggcttggagagacttacatcatcaactaatgctaagtgaaatgagcagaaccaagagatcattatacacttcaacaacaatactacatgagaatcaattctgatggacatggctctcttcaacaatgagaggatccaaatcagttcctgattgttcagtaatgaagaaaattagctacacccagagagagaacaatgggaaatgagtgtggaccacaacataacatacaatctttctgttattgtttgcttgcatttttgtttttcttccccaggttatttttatcttctttctaaatttgatttttcttgtgcagcaagataactttataaatatgtatacatatattgcatttaacatgtacttaacatatttaacatgtatagactacctgccatctagaggagagggtagaaggaaggaggggaaaaggtggaacagaagttttttcaagggtcaatgttgaaaaattacccatgcatatattttgtcaataaaaagctatatttaaaaaaagaatttttaaaaaagtattatagGAGTTAGGGATATTGAAacacattatattttaaagtctgGTCTGGGACTCAAGAAAATTAGTCTTCAGATCCTGAATTTGACACACTTTACTTATGTGATCATGTGAAAACTGAACCTccgttctctcatctgtaaaatgagaggttgcCTTTAATGCCCCTTCTCACCATAAATCTAAGATACCATAATTATGTAGTCCAACCTCCTTGTTATACAGATAAGTATACTTCCTTCTTACTAGAAAGCAAAGGCAGAATCCAAACTCAGGTCTAACACCAAATCGAATATCCTTTCTATTATACTCATTTCCTCTTTAGCAGATGTCCAAATGGTCAATGAAGTCCCAAGACTCAAGTATATTCTGTGTCATTATCAGTTTGCTGATGCATTTGCAAG from Sminthopsis crassicaudata isolate SCR6 chromosome 3, ASM4859323v1, whole genome shotgun sequence includes these protein-coding regions:
- the LOC141559918 gene encoding olfactory receptor 51L1-like translates to MPNLPRTNFSFTTFLLTGFPGLEWAHCWISLPIFAGYLVAVLGNITILHLVRTENSLHQPMYYFLAILAVTDLGLCMSTLPTVLGVLWFDARAIGLVSCILQQHFLHSFSFMESAVLFAMSLDRLVAIRFPLRYSTILSGPRVALAGAVLGLRSAAITAAPSLRLFTFQYCRPGALSHAYCLHQDMIRLSCSDTRFNSIYGLCIIMLAMGSDVLFILVSYTIILCTVLSIASAKERLKALNTCVSHILAVLCFYVPVLGLSIVHRFGRHASPVVHVLMGTVSVLFPPLMNPVIYSVKTQQIRRAILKVVSLGKLR